The Stomoxys calcitrans chromosome 3, idStoCalc2.1, whole genome shotgun sequence genome includes a region encoding these proteins:
- the LOC106084720 gene encoding lipase 3 encodes MRTIFIVSLLAVPIILVVLRQPLEESTITTGDRIQNAGYSYESYDIYTEDGYGLTIFRVKNSTSTKAEGDSRSSTASPTAPVVLLMHGLSSSSDIWVIEGLSNPLVYDLVNQGYDVWLGNNRGNRYGNRHLNMTSNDRHFWSFSIHEIGTLDLPRIIDFILEHTQQPSLHYVGYSQGTTVGFIMLSMRPEYNHKLKSISMLSPCVIMIHGSSPTRHLARFLGIYTPIHSYIGDSALFRPWIIRKLLGFEMCRSKDANAKICSFIIFKLFGGYSAYLDESLLPDIFNTHPTTASAHQILHLMQFHHTKKFIQYNHGPEVNQKRYNQSTPPEYNLSNINPRFPIHLFYSGYDEYIAPKDIAMLGKIMGNRTREHFIDLENFSHIDFVWASNIKEVINRPLLDIINEAEMVLQTEGKSPLKFDRKQQL; translated from the exons ATGAGAACAATATTTATAGTAAGCTTATTAGCAGTTCCTATAATCTTAGTAGTTCTGAGGCAGCCACTGGAGGAGAGCACAATAACAACA GGTGATCGAATCCAGAATGCGGGCTATTCCTATGAATCCTATGATATTTATACTGAAGATGGCTATGGACTCACCATATTTCGTGTAAAGAATTCTACCTCAACAAAGGCGGAGGGAGATTCGAGATCATCTACTGCTTCACCTACGGCTCCTGTGGTCCTCCTAATGCATGGCTTATCAAGCTCTTCGGATATTTGGGTCATCGAGGGCTTATCGAATCCTTTGGTCTATGATTTAGTTAATCAAGGCTATGATGTTTGGTTGGGTAACAACCGCGGAAATAGATATGGCAACCGCCATTTGAATATGACATCGAACGATAGGCACTTTTGGAGTTTTTCCATTCACGAAATTGGTACATTAGATTTGCCTCGaataattgattttattttggagCACACCCAACAGCCTTCGCTGCACTATGTGGGTTACTCACAGGGCACCACTGTGGGATTTATAATGCTTTCCATGCGGCCCGAATACAATCATAAACTAAAATCAATCAGCATGCTTAGTCCATGCGTAATTATGATACATGGAAGTTCGCCAACTAGACATCTAGCCCGATTCCTAGGGATATATACTCCAATACATTCCTACATAGGTGACTCGGCCCTTTTTAGACCCTGGATTATACGTAAACTTCTGGGCTTCGAGATGTGTCGCAGTAAAGATGCCAATGCAAAAATATGCTCTTTTATCATCTTTAAACTGTTTGGGGGATATTCAGCATATCTGGATGAG TCCCTTTTACCAGATATCTTCAATACTCATCCAACGACCGCTTCAGCACATCAGATACTACATCTCATGCAATTTCATCACACCAAGAAATTCATCCAATATAACCATGGTCCTGAGGTCAATCAAAAGCGCTACAATCAATCAACTCCACCCGAATACAACTTGTCCAATATAAATCCTCGATTCCCCATCCATTTGTTTTATAGCGGCTATGATGAGTACATAGCACCAAAGGATATTGCAATGTTAGGCAAGATAATGGGCAATAGGACTAGAGAGCATTTCATAGATTTGGAGAATTTTTCCCACATTGACTTTGTATGGGCATCCAACATCAAGGAAGTCATTAATCGACCgctattggatataataaacgAAGCGGAAATGGTATTGCAAACAGAAGGCAAATCACCTTTGAAATTTGATCGAAAGCAGCAATTATAG
- the LOC106084715 gene encoding lipase 3-like: protein MRTIFVVSLSLVPIILIALRLQHEDSRVTTFKAQADRIQRAGYSYESYDFYTEDGYGLTIFRIRNSTTATSTLSPMAPVVLLMHGLGSSSDVWVIEGLSNPLAYDLVNQGYDVWLGNSRGNTYCKRHSNMSTSDRQFWSFSFHEIGTMDLPKIIDFILGETQHPSLHYVGHSLGTTFGFVLLSVRPEYNSKFKTMNMLSPCVYMIHGSSPARHLAGLLGVHSSLNTYMGDSALFGPLIIRHLLGFEMCRSKYANAKVCSFILFRLSGGYSAYLNESLLPDIFNSHPATASTHQLLHLMQLHHNKKFLQYDYGPEGNQRRYNQSTPPEYNLSNISPRFPIRLYYSDYDEYVSEKDIAMLSLSLANKTTTHFIDLKYFAHIDFVWATKVKEVINRPVLEIINEAEKVLQKENQTTFK, encoded by the exons ATGAGAACCATATTTGTAGTAAGTCTATCGTTGGTTCCTATTATTTTAATAGCCCTAAGGCTGCAACATGAGGATAGCAGAGTAACGACG TTCAAAGCACAGGCAGATCGAATTCAAAGGGCCGGTTATTCTTACGAATCGTATGATTTTTATACCGAAGATGGTTACGGCCTAACAATTTTTCGGATAAGGAATTCTACAACAGCAACTTCCACCTTATCGCCAATGGCTCCAGTGGTTCTTTTAATGCATGGCTTGGGAAGTTCTTCAGATGTTTGGGTCATCGAGGGCTTATCAAACCCCTTGGCCTATGATTTGGTTAATCAAGGCTATGATGTTTGGTTGGGCAATAGCCGTGGCAATACCTATTGTAAACGCCATTCAAACATGTCCACTAGTGACAGACAATTTTGGAGTTTTTCTTTTCACGAAATCGGTACCATGGATTTGCCTAAAATCATAGATTTTATCCTGGGAGAAACCCAACATCCTTCCCTCCACTATGTGGGTCACTCGTTGGGCACTACCTTTGGCTTTGTTTTGCTTTCGGTGCGCCCGGAGTataattcaaaattcaaaacaatGAACATGCTTAGTCCTTGTGTATACATGATCCATGGCAGTTCACCAGCCAGGCATCTGGCGGGACTCTTGGGTGTCCATAGTTCACTGAATACGTACATGGGTGACTCTGCCTTATTCGGCCCGTTGATTATACGCCATTTGTTGGGTTTCGAGATGTGCCGCAGCAAATATGCTAATGCAAAAGTTTGCTCCTTCATTTTATTTCGCTTATCTGGCGGATATTCGGCGTATCTGAATGAG TCTCTTTTACCAGATATTTTCAATAGTCATCCTGCGACCGCTTCAACGCATCAATTATTGCATCTCATGCAATTACATCACAACAAGAAATTTCTACAATACGATTATGGTCCTGAAGGCAATCAAAGACGCTACAATCAATCAACGCCACCAGAGTACAATTTGTCCAATATAAGTCCCAGATTCCCCATACGTTTGTATTACAGCGACTATGATGAGTATGTATCGGAAAAAGATATTGCAATGTTGTCACTGTCACTGGCCAATAAGACCACAACACATTTTATAGACCTAAAATATTTTGCCCACATTGACTTTGTTTGGGCAACTAAAGTAAAAGAAGTTATTAATCGGCCagtgttggaaattataaacgAAGCGGAAAAGGTGTTACAGAAAGAAAATCAAACTACTTTTAAATAG